Proteins encoded by one window of Panicum virgatum strain AP13 chromosome 7N, P.virgatum_v5, whole genome shotgun sequence:
- the LOC120681468 gene encoding lecithin-cholesterol acyltransferase-like 4, whose protein sequence is MTLLEELIRAIELWLRIVKEQVPLVDPTLDPVLLVPGIAGSILEAVDEAGNKERVWVRILAAEHEFREKLWSRFDASTGKTVSVNEKTRITVPEDRYGLYAIDTLDPDMIIGDETVYYYHDMIVEMIKWGYKEGKTLFGFGYDFRQSNRLSETLDRFSKKLESVYAASGGKKINLITHSMGGLLVKCFISLHSDVFEKYVKSWIAIAAPFQGAPGYITTSLLNGMSFVEGWESKFFISKWCMQQLLLECPSIYELLANPNFQWKDTPLLQIWRENLDNNGKKSALLESYEPAEAIKMIEKALSNNEIIADGMHISVPLNLDILKWAKETHDILSSTKLPESVKFYNIYGTDYDTPHTVCYGSEHHPVSNLSHLLYAQGKYVYVDGDGSVPVESAKADGFNAVARVGVAADHRGIVCSHHVFRIVQHWLHAGEPDLFYNPLNDYVILPTAYEIEKHHEKCGDLTSVSEDWEIISPSDDKTTRPAEFPPMVGTLTASREGKEGMLEEAQATIVVHPENKGRQHVEVRAVGVSHGG, encoded by the exons ATGACGCTACTTGAGGAGTTGATCCGGGCGATAGAGCTCTGGCTGCGGATTGTCAAGGAGCAGGTGCCCTTGGTCGATCCAacccttgacccggtgctaCTTGTTCCTGGTATTGCCGGCTCCATCCTTGAAGCTGTTGATGAGGCTGGGAATAAGGAGAGGGTGTGGGTGCGCATCCTTGCTGCAGAGCATGAGTTCCGAGAGAAGCTCTGGTCCAGATTTGATGCCTCCACTG GTAAAACTGTATCTGTGAATGAGAAAACAAGAATAACTGTCCCTGAGGATAGGTATGGTTTGTATGCCATTGACACATTAGACCCAGACATG ATCATAGGCGATGAGACTGTGTACTACTATCATGACATGATAGTGGAAATGATTAAATGGGGATATAAAGAAGGAAAAACTCTCTTTGGGTTTGGTTACGATTTCCGCCAAAGCAACAG GCTCTCAGAGACACTTGACAGATTTTCCAAAAAGCTGGAGTCAGTTTACGCAGCTTCTGGTGGGAAAAAGATAAATCTTATTACTCACTCAATGGGGGGATTGCTTGTCAAATGTTTCATATCTCTTCACAGCGAT GTATTTGAAAAATATGTTAAGAGTTGGATTGCAATTGCTGCACCATTCCAAG GTGCCCCTGGGTACATAACTACTAGTCTGCTGAATGGAATGTCTTTCGTCGAAGGATGGGAATCAAAATTCTTTATTTCCAAGTGGTGTATGCAGCAATTG CTACTTGAGTGCCCATCAATCTATGAGTTGTTGGCAAACCCAAACTTCCAGTGGAAAGACACCCCACTGCTACAGATTTGGAGAGAAAATTTGGACAACAATGGTAAAAAAAGTGCCCTGTTGGAGTCGTATGAGCCTGCGGAAGCAATAAAGATGATTGAAAAGGCTCTTTCAAACAATGAG ATCATTGCTGATGGAATGCATATTTCTGTGCCCCTTAATTTGGATATATTAAAGTGGGCAAAGGAAACTCATGATATTTTGTCCAGTACAAAGCTTCCAGAATCAGTAAAGTTCTACAATATTTACGGGACTGATTATGACACTCCACATACTGTCTG CTATGGTAGTGAACACCATCCGGTTTCAAATCTTAGTCACCTCTTATATGCTCAG GGAAAATATGTCTATGTTGATGGTGATGGATCTGTCCCAGTAGAATCAGCAAAG GCGGATGGGTTTAATGCAGTGGCAAGAGTTGGGGTTGCAGCTGACCACCGAGGAATCGTCTGCAGCCACCATGTATTCCGGATTGTCCAGCACTGGCTGCATGCTGGAGAACCTGATCTGTTCTACAACCCCCTGAACGACTATGTCATACTCCCAACAGCCTATGAGATCGAGAAGCATCATGAGAAATGTGGGGATCTCACATCAGTTTCCGAGGACTGGGAGATCATCTCCCCAAGCGATGACAAAACCACAAGGCCAGCCGAGTTTCCTCCTATGGTCGGCACGTTAACTGCAAGTCGGGAAGGCAAGGAGGGCATGCTGGAAGAGGCGCAGGCAACAATCGTTGTTCACCCAGAGAACAAGGGGCGGCAGCATGTGGAAGTTAGGGCTGTTGGTGTCAGCCATGGTGGGTAG